TTGACGTCGACGGTGGAGACCTGGCTGCGGCCGATCGTGAACGTCACGGTCTTGGCCTGCTTGCCGTAGACGCCGGGGCGGCCCTCGACGCCGTCGAGGTTGAGCTTGACGGTGACCTTGGTACCGGCCTTCCAGTACTGCTCCGGGCGGAAGTCGAGGCGGTCGTTGCCGAACCAGTGGCCCTGGACGTCGACCGCGGGCACCGTCTTGATCTCGATGGCCTTCTCGACGTCCGCGGGGTGCGTGATGCCCCGGGTGAAGCGGATCGAGAAGGGCATGCCCACGCCGACCTTTGAGCCGTCCTCGGGTGCATAGGTGCCGACGAAGGTGTTCTTCGGGGTCAGCGTGGTGAAGGCGGAGTCCTCGGCGGACTCACGGCCGCCGGAGTCCTTGGCCACCGCGTGGACCTTGTACTTCGTGGCCGAGGCGAGGTGCGTGGCGGGCGTCCAGGTCGCGCCGCCGTCCGTGATCTTCCCGGCCACCGCGTTGCCCTTGGTGTCCGCGACCTCGACCTCGGTCAACTTGCCCTTGGCCGCGCTCACCTTGAGGGCGCCGCTGGTCTTCACGTCGTCGGCGCCGTCCTTCGGCGCGATCGTCACGACGGCCTGCGACGCCTTGGTGTCCGCCTTGGTGGAATCCTTGCCCTTGGCGTCGCCGGAGCCGGACCCGGAATCCGAGTCCCCTCCCCCGCATGCCGTCACGGCGAACAGCAGCACCCCGAGCAGCAGCGCCAGCAGGCCCTTGCTCCGGTATGCCCGTGCGCCAACCGACGCCCCCGATATCGGTCGCCCGTTCACAGTCGTTCTCCCCTCGCACGGCCTGATCAGGCCCGCACTCCAGCGCGGCCCCCGCGCGTATCGCGCTAATTAATCACACGGCCTGCGGCGATGGCTCCCCGGGATTGTCACTGTTCAGTCCCAACTTGGGCCGTGTGGGGGCGTGCTCGGGTCCGCGCGATGCGTACCCCTATGTCGCGCTACTTCACGGCACCGCCCGCTTTCCACTCCTTCCAGCCCATGTTCCACCCTCCGAGTCCGTTGTCGGGAGCGACCTTTTTGTCATTGCTGTGGACGACCTCGATGACGTCGCCGATGAGGCTGCGGTCGAAGAACCAGCCCGCGGGCGTGTCCGAGCTGCCGCCCTTCACGTCCTTGAGGCCCACACAGCCGTGGCTGACATTGGTGTTGCCGAAGCTGCTCGGCGCCCAGTAGTTGCCGTGCAGGAAGGTCCCGGAGTCGGTCAGCCGCATCGCGTGCGGGACGTCCGGGATGTCGTACTCGCCGCCGAAGCCGACCGTGCGGCTGTTCATCCGGGTCACTTCCAGCATCTCGGTGACCACCATTTTCCCGTTGTACGTCGTCGTCTTCGGAGCGCCCGCCGTGATCGGCACCGTCGCGAGAAGATCGCCGTCGCGGCGTACCTGCATGGTGTGCGCGGTGGCGTCGACGAGGGAGACCTGGCTGCGGCCGACGGTGAACGAGAAGGATTTGTACTGGAGTCCGTAGACGCCGGGCGCGCCCTCCACGTCCCGCAGCCGCAGGTCGACCGTCACCTTGGTCCCGGTCTTCCAGTAGGTCTCCGGCCGGAAGTCGACGCGGTCCTTGCCGAACCAGTGCGGGCGGATCGCCACGGCGGGCTTCGCCTCGACGCGGATCGCGCGCTCGACGGCCGCCCGGTTCTCGATCTCCCGGTTGAACTCCAGCGAAACGATCATTCCGGTGCCGACGGTGGAACGGTCCTCGGGGGTCACGTACCCGATGAACCGCTCCCCCGGGACGTACGTCGTGAACGTCGTGTGCCGTGCCGAGCGGCGCCCGTGTCCGTCGAGGGCGACCACGTCCAGGGTGTACTTGGCGGCGAGCGCCAGCCGCTCGGCGTCGGGCTCCCAGGTGAGCCCGTCCTCGGAGATGTGCCCGGGCACCGGGGTCTCCTGGGCGTCCTGGGAGCGGACGGCCTTCACGGACTCCAGGCGGCCACTGGGCACCCGTACCCTGATCCGCTCCTCGGGGCGTACGGCCCGGCTGCCGTCGTCGGGCGAGATACGGATGACGTCCTCGGGCGCGCGGGGTTTGCCGAGCACCTGGTCCATCCCGTCCGACGTGCAGCCGGCGGCCCCGGCCAGCAGGGCGGCCCATGTCAGTGCGGCGGCCAGCGCGGCCCCTGCGCGCCGCGCGCGCGTCTGTGCGTGCATCACACAGGGCCCAACGACCATGCCCCTCTGGGGAAACGTGAGTGCGAGCCAAGGTCTGGGCAGAACAGTGGGGAGGACGACGCGAAGGGGAGCCGCGGCCGGGACGCCGTACGCCCGTTTTCGCGCTCGTCCCACCGAGCCGCAGGAGGCTGACAGGTGTCGAGCGCAGCCAAGCAGGAGGCAGTTCAGGAAGGGGCGGTCCCGGAGCAGGCGGCCCCGGAAGGGGTCGCTCCGGGCGGTGGGGCGTCCGCGCACCCCGCCGCCGTGCTGAACGGCGCGCATCACGAGGCGCCGGCCGTGGCGGTGTGGCCGGGCGCCCCGACCCCGCTCGGGGCGCGCTTTCGCGTGGGCCCCGACGGCGTCGCGGGCACCAACTTCGCGCTGTGGGCGGGCGGGGCGGAGGCGGTGGAGCTGTGCCTCTTCGACGAACTCGGCGTGGAGAGCCGGGTTCCGCTCACCGAGCTGACGCACGAGATCTGGCACGGCTTCGTGCCCGGGTCCATGCCGGGGCAGCGCTACGGCTACCGGGTGCGCGGCCGCTGGGACCCGTGGACCGGCGCCCGCTGGAACCCGGCCAAGCTGCTCCTGGATCCGTACGCCCGCGCGGTGGACGGCGACTTCAGCCTGCCGCCCGAGGTGTACGCGCATGTGCGCGACTGGCCCCAGCAGCAGGTCGCGGACACCGTGCGCGACGACCGGGACTCCGCGCCGTACGTCCCCAAGGGCGTCGTCGTGCACGATGACGACGACTGGTCGGACGACCGCCGCCCCAAGACACCGTGGGCGGACTCGGTGATCTACGAGATGCACGTGCGCGGATTCACCAAGCTGCATCCGGGGATTCCGGAGGAACTGCGGGGCACCTACGCCGGGTTGGCGCACCCGGCCGCGATCGAGCACCTCGTGAAGCTCGGCGTGACCGCCGTCGAGCTGCTTCCGGTGCATCAATTCGCCCACGAGGACCATCTGTTGAGGAAGGGGCTGCGCAACTACTGGGGCTACAACTCGATCGGCTACTTCGCCCCGCACGCGGCCTACGCGGCGTCCGGGACGACGGGCGAGCAGGTCGGCGAGTTCAAGCGCATGGTGCGCGCCCTGCACGCCGCCGGGATCGAGGTCATCCTCGACGTGGTCTACAACCACACCGCGGAGGCGGGTGAGCTGGGCCCGATGCTGTCGTTGCGCGGCATCGACAACCGGGGCTACTACCGGCTCCAGCCGGACGCCCGGAGGTACGCGGACTACACGGGCTGCGGCAACACCCTGCACGTCGTGCAGCCGCACGTACTGCGGCTGATCACCGACTCGCTGCGCTACTGGGTGACGGAGATGGGGGTGGACGGCTTCCGCTTCGATCTGGCCGCCGCGCTGGCGCGGTCGATGCACGACGTCGACATGCTGTCGCCGTTCCTGGCCGTCATCGCCCAGGACCCGGTGCTGCGGCGGGTGAAGCTGATCGCGGAGCCCTGGGACGTGGGCTCGGGCGGCTACCAGGTGGGCGCGTTCCCGCCGCTGTGGACGGAGTGGAACGACCGCTACCGCAATGCCGTACGGGACTTCTGGCGGGGCGCGCTGCCGGACGTACGGGATCTCGGGTACCGCCTGTCGGGGTCGAGCGACCTGTACGCGTGGGGCGGGCGGCGGCCGTACGCCTCGGTGAACTTCGTGACGGCCCACGACGGCTTCACCCTGCGCGACCTGGTCTCCTACGAGCGCAAGCACAACGAGGCGAACGGGGAGGGCAACCGGGACGGCACGGACGACAACCGCGCCTGGAACTGCGGGGCCGAGGGCGAGACGGACGACGAGCGCGTACGGGCCCTGCGGCGACGGCAGTTGAGGAACCTGCTGACGACGCTGCTGCTGTCGACGGGCGTGCCGATGCTGGTCGCGGGCGACGAACTCGGGCGCACGCAGCGGGGCAGCAACAACGCGTACTGCCAGGACAACGAGATCAGCTGGGTCGACTGGAGCCTGCTGGAGGAGCCGGGCTGGCGGGCCCTGTTCGACCTCACCTCCCGGCTGATCGAGCTGAGGCACCGTCACCCGGTGCTGCGGCGACGGGCGTTCTTCTCGGGGCGGGCCCACTCGGCGGACGGGCTGCGGGACCTGGCGTGGTTCACGGCGCGGGGCACCGAGATGACGGAACGGGACTGGTACGCCCCCGCCGCCACGCTCGGCATGTACCTCTCCGGGCGGGACATCCCCGGCCGCGACGAGCGGGGCGCGCCCTTCCTCGACGACAGCTTCCTGGCGGTCCTGCACGCCGGGGACCGGCCGGCGAGCTTCGTCCTGCCGGGGCCGCCGTGGGCGGAGCGGTACGAGGTGGTCGTCGACACCTCGCGGGAGGAGCAGGGAGCGGCGCCGGGCGTGACGCACCGGGCGGGGGCGACGATCACGGTGCCGGCGCGGGCCGTGCTGTTGTTGCGGGTGTCCGGGTGACCTCCTGATCAGCCCAGGATTCCCCGGTCGTACGCCACCGCCACCGCGGCCGCCCGGTCCTTGACGCCCAACTTGGCGTACAGGTGGGTGAGATGGGTCTTCACGGTCGCCTCGCTGATGAAGAGTTCGCGGGCGATCTCTCGGTTGGAGGTGCCCTTGGCGACCAGGGCGAGCACTTCGCGCTCGCGGGCGGAGAGCGACTCGTTGCCGGGAGCCCCGGGGGCGCGGACCGCGGAGACCAGGCGGGAGGCGACGGCCGGGGAGAGGACGGTGCGGCCCTGCGCCGCCGCGCGGACGGCGGTGAACAGCTCGTCGCGCGGGGCGTCCTTGAGCAGGTAGCCCGTGGCGCCCGCCTCGATCGCGGGGAGCGTGTCGGAGTCGGTGTCGTACGTGGTGAGGACGAGGACCTTCGCCCGGGCACCGTCGCGCGTCAGTCGGGCGATGGCCTCGACCCCGCCGCCGCCCGGCATGCGCAGGTCCATCAGGACCACGTCCGGGTCGAGAACCGCGGTCCGTTCGACCGCCTCGACGCCGTTCGACGCCTCGCCGAGGACCCGGAATCCGGGCTCGGACTCGAACATGCCGCGCAGACCGTCCCGTACGACGGGATGGTCGTCTACGACGAGCAGGGTGATCAGGGCGTCATCCGTCATGGCGGACCAACGGTACGCGAGCCGACACCGCCGTGCCGTGCCCCGGCTCCGATTCGACGGCGAGGGAGCCCACGATGCGCTCGGCACGGGCCCGCATGCCGTCGAGGCCGAAGCCGCCGCTGCCGGTGCGGGCGGGGACGGCGAGCGGGTCGAAGCCCCGGCCGTCGTCACGGATGTCGAGGACGACCTCGTCGCCCATGAAGCTCAGCGTGACCCCGGCGCGGGTGGCCGCCGCGTGCCGGGCGGCGTTGGACAGGGCTTCCTGGGCGATGCGCAACAGGGTGGCCGATACCTCGTCGTGGAGTTGTTCGGCGGTGCCGGTGACGGTGAACTCGGCGCGGACACCGGTGCGTTCGCCCCATTCGGCGACCGTGCTCCTGAGCGCCTCGGGCAGGCCGTTGTCGGCGAGGGCCACCGGGGCGAGGTTCTGCACGGAGCGGCGGGCCTCGCCGAGGCTGTGCCGGGCGAGGTCGGCGGCGCGTTCGAGGTGCTCCCGGGCGGCGGCCGGGTCGGGGGTGCCCGCGACGACCTGGAGCTGGGCGATGATCCCGGTCAGGCCCTGCGCGATCGTGTCGTGGATCTCGGCGGCGAGACGGCGGCGTTCGTCCGCGACCCCGGCCTCCCGCGCCTGGACGAGGAGTTGGGCGTGCAGGGCGGCGTTCTCGTCGAGGGCCTGCTGCAACGCCGTGTTGGTGCGTTCGAGTTCGGCGATGGTGTCGGTCTGGACGCGGGTGCGCTCGTCGTCCTGGGCGGCGAGGCGGCTGAAGACGACGAGCAGGCCGACGTTGACGCCGAGCACCAGGCCGAAGCCGAGCCAGAGCACCCCGCTCTGCGGCGGCATCCCGCCGACCTGGGCGCCGGCCATGGTGACGGCGGTGGCAAAGAGACCCAGCCTCACCAGGCGGGGACGCAGCAGCCGGCCGACGTCGTAGTACCCGGCGACGGCGTAGAAGGCGAAGAAGGGGTTGAGCCAGCAGAGGGCGAAGCCGAGGGCCCAGCGGACCGAGTAGTAGACGGTGCCCGCCGTGGACGGACCCGGCCGGCTCCGCGCCGCCCTGCCCCACACCAGCTGAAGGGCGAGTGCCGTGAGCACAAGGACGGCGCATGCGTACTCCTCGCCCCTGGCCATGCCCACGGCGGCGGCCGAGACGGCGCAGGCGAGGGTCCCGACGGCCAGCAGCCCGTACGGCGCCCAGCGGTGGAACGCCGCCCGCCGCGGCGCGACCATCACGTCGTGCGCCCTGGTCGCGATGCCCGGCATCGCGGTCATGACCGCCGTCGTACCGCCCGCCCGTGCTCCGTCGGTCACGGCCCCCTCCACCCCCGCCTTGTCCGCCATGGCCCCAGTCTCGTGCACGGCCGGGGTCACTCCCAGCGGAACCAGCGCGTCGCCGCGCCGGACAGCAGCAGGATCCACATCACCAGCACACCCAGGTGGGTCCAGCCCGGCCAGTGGCCCGCCGCCGCCCGGTTCAGGGCCTCGGCGGCGGCACCGAACGGCGTGTACCCGACGATCCGGGCGAGGGTGTCCGGCATGGCCTGCACCGGCAGCCACACGCCCGCGCAGAACATCATCGGGAAGAACACGGCCGACCCGATCGCCCCCGCGATCTTCGTCGTACGGGACAGGGCGGAGACCACCCCGCCGAGCGCGAGGGCGACGAGCACGGCGAGCAGCAGGGCCAGCGCGTAGCCGAAGGGCTGCTTCGGCAGGCGTACGTCGAAGGCGATCCTGCCGACCGCGAGGGCGGACAGCGCCGACGCCAGGGCGGCCCCTCCGTAGACCAGCATCTGCGCGGACAGCAGGGCGCCCGGCCGTACGGGCGTGGCGGACATCCGGCGCAGGATGCCGCGCTCGCGGTAGCCGGTGAGGGTCTGGGGCATCGACTGGAGCCCTCCCACGATCAGGCCGACCAGCACGGTGACCGGTACGTACGCGTCGACCGGCCGCAGCCCGCCGTAGGAGGAGTCGGCCTCGCGGAAGGACGGGATGGAACCGAGGATCACCAGGAGGAGGGTGGGGAACAGCATGACCCAGAAGAGGGCGGCCGGTTCGCGGCGGAAGAGCCGGATCTCGGTGCGCAGGACGGCGGGGTTCAGGGCGGTTTTCCTTGCGGAGTTCGCGGTGGTGTTCACGGCGGGGTTCGCGAGGGTGCTCATGCTGCGGTCTCCGTCAGGTCGAGGAACGCGTCGTCCAAGGTGGCGTCGGTGACGCGGAGTTGGTGGGCGGTGACGCGATGGCGGGCGAGCAGCGTGATGACCGCGTTGACCGTCTCGTCGGTGCCGGACAGGGTGAGGCGGCCGTCCTTGTGCTCGACGGACGCGAGGGCGGGGAGCGTGTTCAGGTCACGCTCGTCCAGCGGGGCGGACGGCGTGAAGCTGATGACCGTGGAGCCCGCCGAGCGGCGGATCAGTCCGGCCGGGGTGTCAAGGGCGGCGACCCGCCCCTGGTCGATCACGGCGATCCGGTCGCACAGCCGCTGCGCCTCCTCCATGAAGTGCGTGACGAGGAGGACGGTGACACCGCTCGCGCGGACGTCCTCGATGAGTTGCCAGGTGTCACGGCGGGCCCGTGGGTCCAGGCCGGTGGTCAGCTCGTCGAGGACGACGACCCGGGGGTCGCCGACGAGGGCGAGCGCGATGAACAGGCGCTGTTTCTGGCCACCGCTGAGCTTGGCGAAGCGCGTGCCGAGCTGCGCGGTGAGGCCGAGGCGTTCGGCGAGCGGGCGCCAGTCGGCCGGGCGCGGATAGAAGGCGGCGTACAGCTCCAGCGCCTCGCGGACGGTGAGCTTCGCCTGGAGTTCGCTCTCCTGGAGCTGGGCTCCGAGGACGCGGGCGACCTTCTCGTGGTCGGCGACCGGGTCGAGTCCGGTGACGCGGACGCGGCCGGCGTCGGGGACGCGCAGGCCCTCGACACACTCGACGGTGGTGGTCTTGCCGGCGCCGTTCGGGCCGAGGATCCCGAAGATCTCGCCCTCCTCGACGGCGAAGGAGACACCGTCGACGACGGTCCGGCCGCCGTAGGACTTGCGCAGTCCGCTGACTTCGATGACGGGTGTGGCTGACATGCTTCGAGAATCCCGGCCCAGCGGGTCCCGGCACATCGGCCATCGCGCTCGAAGGGGCATCAGCCGATCGGTTGATGCGGGGGTACGACTCCGGGGGATCTCGGGGTTCGATCCCTCGAACGTGCAGGTCGTAGGACCAAGGACCGGACTCGGTCCGGCCAAAACTCGGTGGGCGTTGTCAGTGCCGATCCGTAGGCTCGCCCCTGATGCCCACGACACGTGCAACCACCAAGGATCACTCCGCCGTACGGACGCTGCTGCGCCTGTGGCCGTATGTGCGGCCGGTACGGCTGCGGCTGTTCACCGCCGCCTTCGTGGCGGTCGTGGCATCGTGTCTGGGTTTGGTGATCCCGCTCGTCCTGAAGTGGCTCGTGGACGGGCCGGTGGCCGACCGGGACACCCGGGGCATCTGGCTGGGCGCGCTGTATCTGCTGCTGCTCGGGGTCGCGGAGGCGCTGCTGTTCGGTCTGCGGCGTTGGCTGGTGGGACGGCCGCTGGCGAGTGTCGAGGCGGGGATGCGGGCGGATCTCTACCGGCATCTCCAGCGGCTGCCGGTCGCCTTCCACGACCGGTGGGCCTCGGGGCAGTTGCTCTCCCGCGGCACGACCGACCTGATGCTGCTGCGCATGTTCCTCGCCTTCCCGCTGACGTTCCTGCTGGTCAACGCGGTGACGATCGTGGTGGGCGTGACCATCATGCTGCTCCAGGACTGGACGCTGGGCCTGGTGATCCTCGGTCCGGGCATCCCGGTGATGATCATGTGCTCGCTGTTCGAGGGGCGGTACGCGAAGGTGGCCCGGCGGGCCCAGGACCAGGTCGGTGATCTGACGACGGTCGTCGAGGAGAGCGTGCTCGGCATCCGGATCATCAAGGGGTTCGGGCAGCACCGCAGCCAGGCCCGCGCGTTCCGGGACCTCTCGTCGACCCTGCGCGGCACGGAGTTCGACAAGGCGCGGCTCCTCGCCGCCATCTGGGCCGTCATCGTCACCCTGCCCGAACTCGCCATCGGCGCCGCCCTCGTCGTCGGCACCGTCCAGGTCGCCGACAACGACCTCTCGGCCGGCACCCTGGTCGCCTTCCTCTCCACCGCCCTCGCCCTGCGCTGGCCCGTCGAGTCCATCGGCTTCCTGCTCGCCATGAGCCAGGAGGCGGCCACGGCGACGGAGCGGTTCTTCGAGGTGATGGACGAGGAGCCCGAGCCGGCGGACACCCCGGCACCGCGGGTGCCCGCCGCGGCGGCCGACGGCGGACTCCGCTTCCACGACGTCCGGTTCCGTTACCCCGACGCCCCCGCCGACGCGGCCCCCGTCCTCGACCGCGTCGACCTGCACATTCGCCCCGGCGAGTCGATGGCCCTGGTGGGCGCGACCGGCACCGGGAAGACGACGCTCACCGCGCTCGTCCCGCGGCTGCACGAGGTGACGTCCGGCCGGATCACGCTGGACGGCACGGACATCACGGCGATGCCCCGGGCCCGGCTGCGCGAGCTCGTCGCCGTCGCCTTCGAGGAGCCCACCCTCTTCTCGGCGGGCGTCGGCGAGAACGTCCTCATGGGCGCCCCGGACGCCGCGGGAGAAGCGGAGCTGGAGCGGGCGCTGGCCGTCGCACAGGCCGACTTCGTGCACGCGCTGCCGCACGGCACGGCCACCCAGGTCGGCGAGCAGGGCCTGAGCCTGTCCGGCGGGCAGCGCCAGCGTCTCGCCCTGGCCAGGGCCGTCGTCGGCCGCCCCCGCTTCCTCGTCCTGGACGACCCGCTCTCCGCCCTCGACGTCCACACGGAGGCCGCGGTGGAGGCCGCGCTGCGCCGCGTGCTCGACGGGACGACCGCCCTGATCGTGGCCCACCGCCCGTCCACGGTGCTGCTCGCCGACCGCGTGGCCCTGCTCTCCGGCGGCCGCATCGCGGCGGTCGGCACCCATCACGAACTGCTGCGCACCAACGCCGAGTACGCCTGGCTGATGTCGGGCAGCGAGGAGGACCACCGATGACGGCGCCGACGAAGACCGCGCCGGACAAGGACCCGGACAAGGGCAGCGGCGATGAGCGGGGGCCCGTCGGTGAACCGGCCGACCACGGCGACCCCTTCGACCGCGACGCCCTCCCCACGCCTGAGGGAGCGACGGCCGCGCTGCTGCGCTCCCTGCTGGCCCCGCTCAGGTCGCGCGTCGTGCTCACCACGGTGCTGCTCCTGGTCCAGCAGGCGGCGGTGCAGACGGGCCCGCTGCTGGTGGCGTACGCCATCGACCGCGGGGTACCGGCGTTCCGCCGGGGCGACCACGGGCCGCTGATCGCGGTGGGCGTGGCGTACGCGCTGTCCGCGGTGCTCTCCGGCGCCCTGCAGTACGCGTTCATCCGGGCGTCCGCGCGGGTCAACCAGGACGTGCTGCTCGATCTGCGCGGCCGGATCTTCCGCCACGCGCAGGCGCTGAGCATCGACTTCCACGAGCGCTACACCTCGGGCCGGCTGATCTCCCGCTCCACCACGGACGTCGAGTCACTGCGCGAACTCCTCAGCGAGGGCCTGCAGGAACTCGTCATGGTCATCCTGTCGTTCGGCTACATCTCGGCGATGCTGCTCTGGCTGGACCTGGGCCTCGGCGCGGCGGCGGTGGCCTCGTTCGTCCCGTTGTATCTGCTCATCCGGCTCTACCGGCGCCGTGTGGACCGGATCTTCCAGCTGCGTTCCACCGCGATCGCCGGGGTCATCGTGAAGTTCGCGGAGACGATGAACGGCATCCGCCCGGTGCGCGCGTTCCGGCGCGAGGACGCCAACGACGCGGACTTCCGCGTACTGAACCAGCGCCACGAACGCGTCAACGGCGATGCCATCCTGGAGATGGCCCGCTATGTCACCGGCTCCCGCCTGGTCGCCAACACGGCGGTGGCGGGCATCGTGCTGTGGGGCGCCTACCGGGTGGCGGACGACTCGCTGGAGCTGGGTGTACTGGCGGCGGCGGTGCTGTATCTGCGCCGGCTCTACGACCCCATCGACCGCCTCGGCATGTTCCTCAACTCCTACCAGTCGGCGGCGGCCTCGCTGGAGAAGATCGCCGGGCTGCTCGCCCAGACGCCGTCGGTGCCGGAGCCGTCCGAGCCGCGCCCGCTGCCCGCCCTGGAGTCCGAGCACCCGGGCCGGGAAGTGGTCTTCGACGACGTGCGCTTCGCCTACCGCACCGGCGGCGAGGTCCTGCCGCACTTCTCCCTCACCCTGCCCGCCGGGCAGACCGTGGCCGTGGTCGGCTCGACGGGCGCCGGCAAGTCGACGCTCGCCAAGCTGCTGGCCCGCTTCTACGACCCCTCCGACGGGCGGGTCCTCCTCGACGGCGTCGACCTGCGTGAGCTGTCGGTGCCCGAACTGCGGCGCGGCGTGGTGATGGTGACCCAGGAGGCGTTCCTGTTCTCCGGCACGGTCGCCGAGAACATCGCGATCGGCCGCCCCGACGCGTCCCGCAAGGACATCGAGCAGGCGGCCAAGGCGATCGGCGCCCACGACTTCATCAGCTCACTGCCCGAGGGCTACGACACCGACGTACGCAAGCGGGGCGGCCGTATCTCGGCGGGCCAGCGCCAACTGGTCGCGTTCGCACGGGCGTTGCTCGCCGACCCGGCGGTCCTGATCCTGGACGAGGCGACCAGTTCGCTGGACATCCCCGGCGAACGGGCCGTGCAGCGGGCCATGTTGACCGTCCTGCGAGGCCGTACGGCGGTGGTCATCGCCCACCGGCTGTCCACGGTGGAGATCGCGGACCGGGTGCTGGTCATGGAGCACGGCCGGATCGTCGAGGACGGCAGCCCGGACCGGCTCGTCGCGGACACCGGAAGGTTCGCGGACCTGCACCGGGCGTGGCGCGACAGCCTGGTGTAGCGGACACGGGTGCTTGAGGGTCGAGGGGGATCGGATGATTGACGCGTACGGGGATCCGGGCAGGCCCGACTGTCGCAGCGGCGGCCGCTACCTGTGGTGGCTGGTCACCCGGCAGCCGGGGCGCGCCGTCGCCGGGGCGCTGCTCGGCAGCATCTGGCTGGTGCTGATGGCGGTGGCGCCGTACCTGCTGTCCCGTGCGATCGACGACGGTCTGGAGCCGGGCGACCAGGCGGCGCTGGCCGGCTGGGCCGCCGTCCTGTTCGGTGTCGGGGCGTTCAACGCCTGGCTGAGCATCATGCGCCACCGCACGATGACCCGGGTCCGGATGGACGCCAACTTCCGTACGGTGAAGGTCGTCGTGGGGCAGGCGGTCCAGCTCGGCGCCGCGCTGTCGCGCCAGGTCGGGGCCGGGGAGGTCGTCACGATCGGCGTGGGCGACGTCCAGACGATCAGCCAGTCGCTGACCGTCGTCGGCCCGGGGGTGGGCGCCGCCGTCTCCTATCTGTTCGTCACGGGGCTACTGCTGTCGGTGTCGCCGCTG
Above is a genomic segment from Streptomyces sp. R21 containing:
- a CDS encoding Ig-like domain-containing protein, whose amino-acid sequence is MNGRPISGASVGARAYRSKGLLALLLGVLLFAVTACGGGDSDSGSGSGDAKGKDSTKADTKASQAVVTIAPKDGADDVKTSGALKVSAAKGKLTEVEVADTKGNAVAGKITDGGATWTPATHLASATKYKVHAVAKDSGGRESAEDSAFTTLTPKNTFVGTYAPEDGSKVGVGMPFSIRFTRGITHPADVEKAIEIKTVPAVDVQGHWFGNDRLDFRPEQYWKAGTKVTVKLNLDGVEGRPGVYGKQAKTVTFTIGRSQVSTVDVKTHKMVVKRDGKVYKTIPITTGKPGYDTWNGQMVISERLRVTRMNGETVGYGGEYDIKDVPDAQRLTDSGTFIHGNYWGGDAFGNYNASHGCVGLRDNRGGGDRNAPAAWFFDHSITGDVVIVKHSKDKTVAPDNGLNGWNMSWADWTA
- a CDS encoding Ig-like domain-containing protein, whose protein sequence is MHAQTRARRAGAALAAALTWAALLAGAAGCTSDGMDQVLGKPRAPEDVIRISPDDGSRAVRPEERIRVRVPSGRLESVKAVRSQDAQETPVPGHISEDGLTWEPDAERLALAAKYTLDVVALDGHGRRSARHTTFTTYVPGERFIGYVTPEDRSTVGTGMIVSLEFNREIENRAAVERAIRVEAKPAVAIRPHWFGKDRVDFRPETYWKTGTKVTVDLRLRDVEGAPGVYGLQYKSFSFTVGRSQVSLVDATAHTMQVRRDGDLLATVPITAGAPKTTTYNGKMVVTEMLEVTRMNSRTVGFGGEYDIPDVPHAMRLTDSGTFLHGNYWAPSSFGNTNVSHGCVGLKDVKGGSSDTPAGWFFDRSLIGDVIEVVHSNDKKVAPDNGLGGWNMGWKEWKAGGAVK
- the glgX gene encoding glycogen debranching protein GlgX, with amino-acid sequence MSSAAKQEAVQEGAVPEQAAPEGVAPGGGASAHPAAVLNGAHHEAPAVAVWPGAPTPLGARFRVGPDGVAGTNFALWAGGAEAVELCLFDELGVESRVPLTELTHEIWHGFVPGSMPGQRYGYRVRGRWDPWTGARWNPAKLLLDPYARAVDGDFSLPPEVYAHVRDWPQQQVADTVRDDRDSAPYVPKGVVVHDDDDWSDDRRPKTPWADSVIYEMHVRGFTKLHPGIPEELRGTYAGLAHPAAIEHLVKLGVTAVELLPVHQFAHEDHLLRKGLRNYWGYNSIGYFAPHAAYAASGTTGEQVGEFKRMVRALHAAGIEVILDVVYNHTAEAGELGPMLSLRGIDNRGYYRLQPDARRYADYTGCGNTLHVVQPHVLRLITDSLRYWVTEMGVDGFRFDLAAALARSMHDVDMLSPFLAVIAQDPVLRRVKLIAEPWDVGSGGYQVGAFPPLWTEWNDRYRNAVRDFWRGALPDVRDLGYRLSGSSDLYAWGGRRPYASVNFVTAHDGFTLRDLVSYERKHNEANGEGNRDGTDDNRAWNCGAEGETDDERVRALRRRQLRNLLTTLLLSTGVPMLVAGDELGRTQRGSNNAYCQDNEISWVDWSLLEEPGWRALFDLTSRLIELRHRHPVLRRRAFFSGRAHSADGLRDLAWFTARGTEMTERDWYAPAATLGMYLSGRDIPGRDERGAPFLDDSFLAVLHAGDRPASFVLPGPPWAERYEVVVDTSREEQGAAPGVTHRAGATITVPARAVLLLRVSG
- a CDS encoding response regulator; this translates as MTDDALITLLVVDDHPVVRDGLRGMFESEPGFRVLGEASNGVEAVERTAVLDPDVVLMDLRMPGGGGVEAIARLTRDGARAKVLVLTTYDTDSDTLPAIEAGATGYLLKDAPRDELFTAVRAAAQGRTVLSPAVASRLVSAVRAPGAPGNESLSAREREVLALVAKGTSNREIARELFISEATVKTHLTHLYAKLGVKDRAAAVAVAYDRGILG
- a CDS encoding sensor histidine kinase, whose product is MVAPRRAAFHRWAPYGLLAVGTLACAVSAAAVGMARGEEYACAVLVLTALALQLVWGRAARSRPGPSTAGTVYYSVRWALGFALCWLNPFFAFYAVAGYYDVGRLLRPRLVRLGLFATAVTMAGAQVGGMPPQSGVLWLGFGLVLGVNVGLLVVFSRLAAQDDERTRVQTDTIAELERTNTALQQALDENAALHAQLLVQAREAGVADERRRLAAEIHDTIAQGLTGIIAQLQVVAGTPDPAAAREHLERAADLARHSLGEARRSVQNLAPVALADNGLPEALRSTVAEWGERTGVRAEFTVTGTAEQLHDEVSATLLRIAQEALSNAARHAAATRAGVTLSFMGDEVVLDIRDDGRGFDPLAVPARTGSGGFGLDGMRARAERIVGSLAVESEPGHGTAVSARVPLVRHDG
- a CDS encoding ABC transporter permease, which gives rise to MNPAVLRTEIRLFRREPAALFWVMLFPTLLLVILGSIPSFREADSSYGGLRPVDAYVPVTVLVGLIVGGLQSMPQTLTGYRERGILRRMSATPVRPGALLSAQMLVYGGAALASALSALAVGRIAFDVRLPKQPFGYALALLLAVLVALALGGVVSALSRTTKIAGAIGSAVFFPMMFCAGVWLPVQAMPDTLARIVGYTPFGAAAEALNRAAAGHWPGWTHLGVLVMWILLLSGAATRWFRWE
- a CDS encoding ABC transporter ATP-binding protein, which translates into the protein MSATPVIEVSGLRKSYGGRTVVDGVSFAVEEGEIFGILGPNGAGKTTTVECVEGLRVPDAGRVRVTGLDPVADHEKVARVLGAQLQESELQAKLTVREALELYAAFYPRPADWRPLAERLGLTAQLGTRFAKLSGGQKQRLFIALALVGDPRVVVLDELTTGLDPRARRDTWQLIEDVRASGVTVLLVTHFMEEAQRLCDRIAVIDQGRVAALDTPAGLIRRSAGSTVISFTPSAPLDERDLNTLPALASVEHKDGRLTLSGTDETVNAVITLLARHRVTAHQLRVTDATLDDAFLDLTETAA